The following coding sequences are from one Bufo bufo chromosome 2, aBufBuf1.1, whole genome shotgun sequence window:
- the LOC120990999 gene encoding outer dynein arm-docking complex subunit 3-like, which produces MVNGGQRSRADTKTAMPRTPTLLGIKSSIQDQMAALQQKIQLLEYDHIADQESASHTIKVNQETIKLLQQENKKLNQELAEEKQRQVDRETKSGHVIVQLKEGKLHDSIKRFNALCHQAQVRIKRLEELESMIKQNAAVQNNNEATQEEQIQHHLENKLEEARLKLQDIEHINSIYNKITTHLQEEMATYQPQIQQLETEILVFGNELKDVKTMKKNAVVSRDKAWAEYRHQKKEYRCKHSSREQILRNLTHQAKERRHYKKEQAKSVVFIEVQAPTDAYEVPPAQEEEERICTYEQALENIKEAIGVTSKSEVIQRFINQGEKRKYLEKEKLKAETTLSELKDKQKNTDNALQELKYSAQAKLQAKLSNNLKTLEELRTRLHLETKKQDKFKMNAEEIAEVLNKAKSEVKRLAIRLRHLKLPGTSFPVKDLSLDLHALDLLAVIGQKLQNLQKQLEGEDIDEIFREMKSKEYLETIERNLPVSNLRISLLSPTKEETSDDEDSGEDDEVMTRESIKKLSQQISLFKRKANIWCEKWVK; this is translated from the exons ATGGTAAATGGTGGACAAAGATCTCGGGCAGATACTAAAACAGCCATGCCCAGAACTCCAACTCTTCTTGGAATAAAGTCATCAATTCAAGACCAAATGGCGGCATTACAGCAAAAGATACAGTTGCTAGAATATGATCACATAGCAGACCAGGAGAGTGCTAGCCACACCATCAAGGTAAATCAGGAGACTATAAAATTGCTTCAGCAGGAGAACAAGAAATTAAACCAGGAATTAGCTGAGGAAAAACAGAGACAAGTTGACAGGGAGACTAAGAGTGGACATGTGATTGTCCAGCTCAAGGAGGGCAAGCTCCATGATAGCATCAAACGGTTTAATGCCCTATGTCACCAGGCCCAAGTCCGCATAAAACGCCTAGAGGAGTTAGAATCAATGATTAAGCAGAATGCTGCAGTTCAGAACAATAATGAAGCCACCCAAGAAGAACAGATTCAGCATCATCTAGAAAATAAACTGGAGGAAGCACGACTAAAACTACAGGATATTGAACACATCAACAGCATTTATAATAAAATTACTACCCATTTGCAGGAAGAAATGGCAACTTACCAACCACAGATACAACAACTAGAGACTGAAATCTTGGTGTTCGGAAATGAGCTAAAAGATGTAAAAACCATGAAAAAGAATGCAGTAGTGTCACGAGATAAAGCCTGGGCAGAATATAGGCACCAGAAGAAGGAATATCGCTGTAAACACAGTAGCAGAGAACAGATCTTGCGCAATTTGACTCATCAGGCCAAAGAGAGGCGTCATTATAAAAAGGAacaagctaaatctgtggttttcATTGAAGTCCAAGCTCCTACTGATGCCTATGAGGTCCCTCCTGCACAAGAGGAGGAAGAAAGGATCTGCACCTATGAACAAGCTCTAGAGAACATCAAGGAGGCGATAGGTGTAACTAGTAAAAGTGAAGTTATACAGCGCTTCATAAACCAAGGGGAGAAACGCAAATACCTGGAGAAAGAGAAGTTAAAGGCTGAAACAACTCTG AGTGAATTAAAAGACAAACAGAAAAACACAGATAATGCTCTTCAGGAACTAAAGTACTCAGCTCAGGCTAAGCTGCAAGCCAAGCTATCCAACAATTTAAAGACTTTAGAAGAGCTCCGAACTCGACTACATctagaaacaaaaaaacaagacAAGTTTAAGATGAATGCTGAGGAAATTGCTGAAGTCCTAAATAAAGCAAAATCTGAAGTAAAGCGCCTAGCAATAAGACTCCGGCATCTTAAGTTGCCTGGGACCAGTTTTCCAGTAAAAGATCTCTCCCTAGATCTTCATGCCCTGGATCTCTTAGCTGTCATTGGTCAGAAATTGCAGAACCTCCAGAAACAGTTAGAAGGTGAAGACATTGATGAAATCTTCAGGGAGATGAAAAGTAAAGAGTATCTAGAAACCATCGAGCGCAATCTCCCAGTAAGTAACCTACGGATTTCGCTGCTGTCACCAACTAAAGAGGAAACATCTGATGACGAAGACAGTGGAGAGGACGATGAAGTGATGACTAGAGAAAGCATAAAGAAGCTTTCCCAGCAAATCAGTTTATTCAAAAGAAAGGCCAATATCTGGTGTGAGAAGTGGGTAAAGTAA